In a single window of the Jaculus jaculus isolate mJacJac1 chromosome 9, mJacJac1.mat.Y.cur, whole genome shotgun sequence genome:
- the Nxph3 gene encoding neurexophilin-3 — translation MQLTRCCFVFLVQGSLYLVIYGQDDGSPGSEDPEHDDHEGQPRSRVPRKRGHISTKSRLMANSTLLGLLAPPGEAWGVLGQPPNRPKQSPLPSAKVKKIFGWGDFYSNIKTVALNLLVTGKIVDHGNGTFSVHFRHNATGQGNISVSLVPPSKAVEFHQEQQIFIEAKASKIFNCRMEWEKVERGRRTSLCTHDPAKVCSREHAQSSATWSCSQPFKVVCVYIAFYSTDYRLVQKVCPDYNYHSDTPYYPSG, via the exons ATGCAACTGACCCGCTGCTGCTTCGTGTTCCTAGTGCAGGGCAGCCTCTATCTG GTCATCTATGGCCAAGATGATGGCTCCCCTGGCTCAGAGGACCCTGAGCATGATGACCATGAGGGCCAGCCCCGGTCCCGGGTGCCTCGGAAGCGGGGCCACATCTCAACTAAGTCCCGTCTCATGGCCAACTCCACCCTTCTAGGGCTGCTGGCCCCACCAGGGGAAGCTTGGGGTGTCCTTGGGCAACCCCCCAACCGCCCTAAGCAAAGCCCCCTACCCTCAGCCAAAGTGAAGAAGATATTCGGCTGGGGTGACTTCTACTCCAATATCAAGACGGTGGCCCTGAACCTGCTTGTCACCGGGAAGATTGTGGACCACGGCAACGGGACCTTCAGTGTCCACTTCCGCCACAACGCCACAGGCCAGGGTAACATCTCCGTTAGTCTCGTCCCCCCCAGCAAGGCGGTAGAGTTCCATCAGGAGCAGCAGATCTTCATCGAAGCGAAGGCCTCCAAAATCTTCAACTGCCGGATGGAGTGGGAGAAAGTAGAACGGGGCCGCCGGACCTCGCTCTGCACGCACGACCCAGCCAAGGTCTGCTCCCGAGAGCACGCTCAGAGCTCAGCCACCTGGAGCTGCTCGCAGCCCTTCAAAGTCGTCTGTGTCTACATTGCCTTCTATAGCACGGACTATCGGCTGGTGCAGAAGGTGTGCCCAGACTACAACTACCACAGCGATACCCCTTACTACCCCTCTGGGTGA